ccacAACCCACACCTGTAAAAACCAATTGAACTTACTGCGCCTTTACTGCTTTATCAAATCCTGTTTATATTCACagtcaatattttttctgatcaTTGCTTTAAACAAAGTTGGAAAAGATCAGGCAGCGTATATTTTCCTGCCAGTGCAGCTTATTTCAATGAAATATGTAAAGGTTTATTCTATTCATATTTTTCCTCTATGTGTTTTCACTAGACTTATTGGAAATAGATCATTCAATAGATCAATACAATTTCAGTTATATTTTGAAGAATGAGTCtaagtttttgttggttttttttatttcctttcctactTGACGTAGCATTTTTATTggctggaataaaaaaatagtgATCTAATTGGTGcctgcaaattaattttctctctttttttttttttccctcctctttgtAGGGCCCAGCTGCTCGGATTTGAAGCAGCCTACATACTCAGGATTTGAAAGAGATGTCTTCAAAACTATAGTGGACTACTTTGGCCAGATGAAAGAACCTCTtctcacatttcatttttttgatgtttttgttAGTGTGTTAGGTAAGTAGTTTGGGATGTagtgaaaaaattattctttttatttgacTTCCTGGAATTAATTTACCATACCCAAATAGTATCACAGCTCATTTCTTTAGGACCTGTCCTGTCCATTCTACATGGGGaacagtttaatattaaaatttctttcatatCACAAGGTGGTTTTGAACTAATGTGATCAAAATGACAAGAACAAAATTCTTCCATTGCTTGTGtctataatttttaaaggtgtCTGTTCACTGCTTAGCACTGCTGCACCTAATAGATGgattttaacagatttttctttttttgcaaatgcGTAAGCATCTTAAAAATTCACATAAGCTTTTAGAAATTGCTTGACTGAAGTCTAGATTAAAAACTATTAGGGCTGGAAGGACTGTTTTTAATCGTGGTAATATGACATCTGAGGAAATTGAAATCTTTCATTGCTTAAACTTAGAATAGATGTTAACTAATCTAGTGCTTCAAAAAACCAATAGTTTAGTTATTAACTACAAATTCTTAAGGGTTCACACTAGGTGATATTCATCCATCCTGCAGCTAGAGATGGCTAATTGAAAGAcagtaaatgtgaaaatattatattatattctatggttaaatttcagaaaagagcAACTGAGTTGAAAAATAAGCATGCTTTGTAGCATGTTATTTTTCTGAGCTTCTTTAAATGgtaaaaacattgcttttaatAAGTTATTGAGATGAAAAAGGAATTCAGAATCAGTTATTTCTggaattcagtatttttagacTTTGTGGACGATCTTGCTTCAAACTGAATATAGTTCCTTTTATGACTTTTTCTTCGACAACAGATATTCTTATAATATCTTTAAAAgtttttcctgtcctttcatactctatttctgtttgcttttccattgtTTTGCACATCTTTCAGGATTTAAgagtttttattttgcagtactTGACAGACATAAAAATTCCTTACTAACAAGAACAgatttacacacacaaaaatgggAATACAGGCTTTCAGGAACtatttagtttgtttttcatcttcatACTTATACTGCCAGTACTTTAAAGTAAATTGTATGTGTTTGAAAATGCCATGTGTCTCTAGAAGTCTTGCCCAaacagcctcctccagacaccTAACACAGGTATTTGAATGGCTAAAAAGCTGCATTTGGCCTGAGTGGGATGATTTGGGATATCTGAGCTAGGCACCCTTGCTGACTGGGGGATGGGTTTGGGCCAGATGATTCCCAGGTGTCTTCcacttttttaataattcaaaactATGCCCCCTATCTAGCCAGTGGAGGGAGTTCAAGAAGACAATTCAGCACACCTGTGGTGAAGCCTAACTCTGCTCAATATGTAATTCTTAACAATGAGGCTAATGTACACACTGTTATGAACCTGTAGGTAAATGTAGAGGATAATGCACACTCTATAGAGTACTATTTTGTAATAAGTGTTAATGCTAGCGttgcaaatacagatttgtggATACTGCCCACTACACCAATTTGTCATGAACATGATTTGTTACACAGCTTTGATTAGCAATTTAAgacttattaatatttttgagatagatcacAGTATTAGGTTGTAGAATTCTTAACAACACTTAAGCATCAGCCAGTTTAAAACAGCAACTTGATGGAATTTGTTACAATCAACATAGTGACTTAAAGGTTCGagaatggcaaggttcactTTATTACTTACATGGAAgaagtgcacaaaggaaaatttagTTACACTCAAATGATTCACAGAGGGATTGTGGATGAAGGGGATAAGGCAGACCCTCCCActgagtcacaaggttcagaatagacccccttgctttttaaactcCTGTCAGAGAAGTCTATGTGCAGCTAGGTCTAGCCTTAGTTGGCGAGCTCAGAAAGGTCTCCCTCGTGGATCACTATTTATAGGATCTCGAGATGATTGGCTTTGGTCAgtattttacattctggccaCAATTCCTGCTCAAGTCCTTATGACCAAGATAAGAGCACCACAGTGCTTGTCCTTAGATCTCAGAGTGGTGCTGTGTACCATTCAGGGAGGAGATAGCCCGGCTGTGGACAGAGACTGCCTGATGCCCAAGTCATTGTGATCAAGATAACAGCACAATAGAGCTTATCCTGGGAGCTCAAAGTGgtccggggtggggggtgggtgtgtgtgtctgcaccACCACAGCTAGTACTGGAATGCTGCCTGTGAAGCAGTAATTTCTTAGCAAGTTGTGCATTTACAAAATATGGACAAGCAGATCAGTCTTAAGACTTTTATAAACCAAGATTTCAATCTTTGACTTTTCATATTGCTACCCTCAGGGAATTACAACCTTTCCACAGTGGTTatagtatttcttctttcagtaaataagcTTTCTGTTTAGTGGAAGTCTTCaggaaatacaaagaaagtGTTATCACATGATATTTTTAGTAATTTAAGGCAGCCATGATGTGATCTGTACCTGTCTAAAAGTTCCATCTTAAAACCTGAgaaatagaatcacagaatcattaaggatggaaaagaccactaagatcatcaagtccaaccaccaacccaacaccatcatgcctcctaaaccatgtcccaaagtgcaatgtctatatattttttgaatacccccagggatggtgacttcaccacctctctgggcagcctgttccaatgcctgaccactctttcagtaaagaaatttttcttaatatccgatctaaacctcccctggcataAGCTGAGGCCATTTCCCCTCATTCTATCGCAAtttacttgggagaagacacccaacacccaccttgctacagcctcatttcaggtagttgtagagggcaataaggtctcccctcagcctcttcttctccagactaaacaagcccagttccctcagctgctcctcataagacctgatctccagatccttcaccagctttgttgcccttctctggacgcgttccagcacctcaatgtctttcctgtagtgaggggcccaaaactgaacaccaCATTCGAGGTGCaacctcaccagtgctgagtacaggggcacgatcacttccctgcttctgctggccacactattcctgatacaagcctgGACGCTATTGTCCTTCTACACCACCTGGGCccactgctggcttatgttcagcCAGGTGTCAACGAGCATACCCAGGTCCTTCGCTGCTGGGCAGGTTTCCAGCCTTattgaacctcatacaattggccttggcccaatgatccagcctgtccaggtccctctgcaaagcattcctacccttgagcagatctACAGTCCCACACAATTGGGTGTCTGCAAACGTACTGAGGCTGCACTTGATCCACTCATCCAgttcattgataaagatattaaacaagactggccccaacactgagccatgcggaacactgcttgtgactggctgctgactggatttaactccagtTAAACTCAATTCTAATTTCAATTAgaatttattctatttattttactcaaataaactcaaatatttgcagaaattaTAGGTGGCTTGTGTAATCATATCACGATGTCTcacttgcttctgttttcaaatgaaGTCTGTCTAGGGCACTTTTCTTCCAAGACATTGGCTGAAATTAGTTTTCAGGTTGGCTAAGAAAATAGGATTAAGGTGTCAGTGATCATCAGATACTTTACTAACGAGTTAAGATTAACCTTGCTCTTTGCACAGGTTATAATGATTCTTTATACATAAATCTCGTTAAGCTTTATTATTTCCCAGGGCCTCTTCTAATCATATGCACTAGTGTACTTGCCAAATCTTCCTTAGAAATTagaaaaagctttgctttgaaaattaaattaactacAGTGCTTTACCATTGTTTTCTTAGAATGCTATGTCTTTTGGCTGCCCTACTTACTGCTgcacatttctgttcttttttttaataacagtttccattttttataCAGTGTGAATTGACTGGCATGGCGGATGAGGGGACAGCAGTGGATGCTGTTCATGTTGACTGTAGTGAAGCTTTCAACACTGTCTTCCATCACATCCTTATAGGCAAACTGAGGAAGTACAGGCTAGATAAGTGGCTAGTGAGGTAGACTGGAAATTGGCTGAATTGAtgggctcagagggttgtgatcagtggcacaaagtccagctggaggtCAATCAGCAGGGAGTACCCCAGGGCCAGTATATGATAAAGGGGCCAGTAGTGGTTAACACTTCATTAATGACCTACATAGTGGGATATTGTCCTAAGCAAGGCCAGAATGCCCTAAACAAGTGCGCAGATAATACAAAATGAAGAAGGATAGTTAATGCAGCAGGTGGCTTTACTGTCATGCAGAGGGACatcaacaggctggagaaacgGGCAAACAGGAATCTCATAGTGTTCAGGAAAGGACAATGCCAAGTAATCTTCTGGGGAGGAAgaaccccatgcaccagtgcaTGCTAGGGGTGACTAACTTGAAAGCAGCTTTACTGAGAAGGACTTGGCAGTCCTTGTGGGCACTAACAtgatcatgagccagcagtgtgtccgTGTGGCagtgaagagcagcagcatccttAGCTGCATTaagagcattgccagcaggttcAGGGAGAGCTTTCCTCAGCACTAGTCAGTGAGTCCAgtggagggccacaaaaattaaGGGCTTGGAGCATCTGTCACATGGGGAGAGACTGAGAGCAGGgactgttcagtctggagaggagaaggTCAGGGAGGATCTTATTAATGTGTATAAAAGACTGATGTTGGAATAGCAAAGAAGAGGGATAGAAtaggagatattcaaaacctgactggacataGTCCTTGACTGTAGATGACTGTGCTTTGAACAGGGGTAGAAGTCTAGCTAATATGTAGAGATCACTTCCAACCTCTGTAATCTACAGAAAAAGAGTAATGTATCTCTTTGTCATCTTCCTTATTCcttttttaagagaaattacTGATAGACTTCAGTCATGCAGATATTTTGCTCCTGACTTCTGTGTTGTTCTTATACTAGTGCTATTTAGTCAAATGTGTAGTAGCTGCTTCCTTCACTGAGTCTTAGAAACGCAAAAGAGGATGACATTTTGGTGGTGAGACCTCTCTATAGGTACCTAAACTACCCTTGGATTCTACTGTGTCTGTCCAGTCTTCAGATATCTCTGCCATGCTTACATTCTGTGTTTTCTCAAGAGTTTGTAGGTAGAATTATTAATATATACTACAGGTGTGAGGCACATATCAGTATTGTTTTACCTGTCATTGATGCATaaacatgttttgtttaaattctcTGACTGTTGCCCCAGACTTAACTTTTTTTATGTGGTTGGTACATCTGTACATACATCTCAGTTGTGTTAAGAACTGAGGGttaaaaagagcaaaggatGAACCAAAACATTGTAGTTCTTCATGTCTACTAATACCTAGAGTTGTTGGTTATGATTATTAATGTCTCCCAATGCATCAGAAGGAAATCCTGTAAATACTTAAACAAGGTATCCAGTTCTAGTAGTTCAGTTCACGGGATACCTTCCTAGACTCTTTGGGGAGTGGAGTTCTAAGGCCATCTTGAATGAGTAGGAAAGGAATTTGGGGAGACAGATTTAGAAATTCTATGTTAAATGCTATGGAAATACATAATTGAGAAATGTTGCCCAATTTTCTGATCTTGTGTAAACCAGGTCTGCTGCAAAAACATTGCAAGGCTGTAGAAGCTCTTCAGATATCTTGTCTCCTGCTGCCGCCAGAAAATCGGAAAAGactgcagctgctggtgagGATGATGGCAAGAATTAGCTTTAACAAGGATTTGCCACCTCTTTCTGAATCAGTGAGGACCAGAACCTTGGTATGTATAGTGTAAGGCAAAATGTCTAGATAAGGCTtttggcacagaaaaaaagatatttaatggAGAGCgtatataaaatacagtttcgttttttgcttgtttgaagAACAGTTTGCCTATTCTAGCTATGTGGAAAACTACTCTGTATTTGAATAAATTGGGATTTCTTGTTATGTTGTGAGCAAATGAAGAATTTGCTCAGAATTTGGAGGTTTCCTTATCTTTCAAAGTTAAATCACCACTGATTTCACTATTGAGTAGAAAAAAGTACAATACAGTAGATGAAGTCTCTGATGTTCTTAATGACTGCAGATAGTGTGAGAGAAACAGACTGTGTGTTTCAGTCATAGTTATAAATATGTAGCTGAATGTTTCAATTTACCTgttttcagtgatttaaaaGAATTCCTACCAGTTTATTTCAgtactaatttttttcatcactTCACTACAGCAATCTCTGGAAGTAATTTCAATCAGAATTTGGCAAACTCTAGTTTCTGCTAATGGCCTTTCTGTAGGACTACTTGAGGAGTTACCACTGATGTTTGCAACAGCATGTTATTAAAAGTTATTAGGCATAAATTAGCAATTCATACCGGCTAAGAACACATATTTCTTTTGGttaattttcacatattttggaagaagggcaaaagaaaacagctgtagAACCACTCGATAAAAGTCCTATAGTAGCATGCATAAATCTAAATTTGTTCCATAGCaattaagtttttaattaaCTGTGGATAGTATTTGattaaagtaattaaatttttaactgCTACGGTTATAATTTAATTAACTGTAAATGGtctttgattaaaataataatgttataatctaaatgttatttttagaaaagaatcCTTCACAGTCCAAGTATTTTGTACTAAGTTTTAATTCAGCAGTGTAGTCTACGGTACATGACCAGAAACCTTGATTGCCTTCTGTGCTTTTACTGTTAGAAGTGACTGGTGCACAGACAGAAAACTCTTGTAATTGAATACTTAGGCATAAGACTACGTGAAGTGAGCTGTatctgaaatttcaaaataattgtattAAGTTTTCCCACTGGTGCTTAATGTGTATTAAATTcctatgttattttttaaatctctgaaatgttttatgcCCTGTTTAACTGGAAAAGTGGCATGTGAAGTGGCTATTTGATAAAGTCTTGAGAATAAAATGGAATTCAGCCATTCTAAGTCTAAAGTCAGGCTTAGATTATATGTATGAGACAAGAGCCGTCTTCAGTCCACTCAGATAATGTCACTGTACAcaataccttttatttttttaaatattaatgttgGAATTATTATAAGTATTGTGCTGTTTAagtctttttaagaaaagattactttttaaatatagtCTGATTCCCCACCACAAACAGGAACATACACAATAACGGTGGTTGTTTTTCTCTCAGATGGTTCAGGCATTTTCCCGTTGTATTCTCTGCTCGAAGGATGAAATGGACTTGGATGAACTGCTTGCTGCTAAACTAGTATCTTTTCTCATGGACAATTATCAGGATATCTTAAGTGTACCTTCTGCCTTAAAATCTTCTATAGAGGAACATGTTGTACATCTCCAGAGAGTCCAAGTAGGTATCtagtgaaaaaaaacctcttacgCCTCTGAGCTTCTAGACCAAGTTTAtcctttctgctctgaagtTCAATAgtcttaaagatttttttctgtctctgctagCTTATGAAGAGCTAATTAATTTTGGCTGCTGATATTCAATCATAACTATctatttgaatgaaaaataagcagATCTTGAATGGTTTAGACACAAGAACGCTAAGATATATTTTCCTGTTGGTCAGCACTATCTTCTCCATTAAATGGGTTAACTATATTTGTGGTAGTGAGGAAAACTGAATGGTTAAAAAGTGTTGCCATTaatattctgattttcttctagGGTCGTCCTTACTTGctcagctttttcttcaaaatctctttctgtttcctgatacaatattctgttttgttcaAAGCCGCTTTTTAGTTCTTCCTTCATTAATATCTAGTGAAAAAGTAACTCTTAACTTATTCCAAGAGTTAAATAGGCTTCCTTGGTGTCATTTTTCTTGACTTACTAGAACTCACTCAATTAGTGCAGGAGATAGGAGGTACGATTTAGGATCTTTATTCCATATCTTCTCTACTTAATGACTTCAGGTGGTCAATTTGATTAAAccattttaatgcaaatttattgcagaaaacatagctgctctttttttactctttcttcagATAAAATACGCTGGGGCTGATACTGATGCaacttttcctcctccatcatTTTGTCACCAAATCAGTACAGATGAATTTGAATCCCAGAGGGCAACTGGCGCTCAAGAACCCCTGGCAGCTTTATTGGAGGAAATTGCAATGAATAAAGAAATATCTCTGAAAGATAAGAAGAAGAAGCTCaagcaagtaaataaaaattcctgcccagtctttaattttaatttaaaagcgTTATCAAGTCTTAGACATGTAGTCCTGTAgagaattactgagatttaaaaTAGTAGGTACTCTTGGGGATTTAAAACTTCTTAATCATTTAGAACAGAGGTACTGTGATGAATCAAGCtatattagaaaatattacCTCATTCTCTATATAGAGTTTTAGAAAGTCCATtagagaaataataattttcctgcTCCAGAGGTGGAGGTTGCACTGTAATTGTTTGATATTACAAGTTAGAGTGAGTTCTTCATTTAAATTGATGTATTTTTCTAGTTTCAGAAATCTTACCCTGAAGCGTACAGAGTACGATTTCCTACCCCTGAAAGTGAAGCGGTCCTATTTCCAGAAAAAACTAAACAGAAACCACCAATTCTGATGTGGGCcttaaaaaagccttttcaacCATTTCACAGAACCAGAAGCTTTCGGATGTAAATGGTTTGAAATATATCAGCGAACTAAGTCAGAGCGTGTTATCAATGGATCTTATACAAAAGGAGTCTGAGCAGCATGTAGTTACTCAAAAGACTGCTGGATATACTGCCAAGATGGTAAAAAAGGtcaaaagaagaggaaagtaTTGAGGTGGTAGAAATTTGAGCCATTATCAGTATTTTTgtaaatcattattattttaaatgcctgttatttaaaaaacaaacaaagtcAAGGTGATAAGCTGAATGGATGACAAAGTACACTTGCTGTGGTTTGATTCGACCATAATTTCAAGGTctaaatgtatatttttgtgTAATGTATTATTGGTAACTaatcaacagctttttttcccctgaaaatgaGTCTCTTGCATAAGATAAGCTGTGTTTGTTCACATAGAGCTTGAGGAATGAATTTGCTCTACGTGCTTGAAATAAGTATGAAAcactggattttgttttgcttttgtacaCCTTAGTGCTTTTGATATGTaagatttattttggaaaactgtaaaaactCTTAATTTTCTGATTCATGTGATGCATTACAGCTTGAGTCAACTCCTCTTGAAATTCCAGTAACTTCTGTAGTGGTGACCCgttttttaaagcagctcaGTCTTTTAAGTCTTTTCCTGTATGCTCTTACTAAATATTGCCATACAAAATTGGATGCTtgacaataaaatatatttttccaggaaaatttGAAGCCTTCCATTTCCTCTGGAAATGGAATTCAAATATTGAAGAGATATTGAAGCATACATGCCTTTAatgatttcatttgttttgcattatGAAATCTACTGTACCTATTATCTGACTGTGCATATAACTTGATTTTGACAGTACTGTTGATCTATTAAAGCATTACCGTCTTCAGATATTTACTTAGAGTGGTGTGTCTTCATGTTACCCATTAGAGATTTAAAGAGCAGCATTTCATACCTTACTGAATGTCAGAGTAGCCTATGCAGGAGAGAAGACAGCTGACATCTCAACAAATTTTTATCTGACATTTTAGTAAGCAACACGGTGACCATCCTGTAATGCAACATTGACAGTATTTTCACTTTGCTAACCTCCTAACCAGTCAATAAACTTTAAGATGTACATTACAAGGTGCTTGGTTTAATAGATTAGAGTATTTCTTTGGCAATGTGAGTTTGAAGAGTACATGTTTCCATTATTTGTTTTCACACATCAGTTATACTTGGACTTcatatcaaaaatattttccttaagcAAAATTGATACAAAAGGGTACACTTTTCAAATAATAAGTAAATATTAAAGTTAATATTAAAAGTAGTCTGAGGCCAGTTCTTACCCTTTGTACTAGGTCTTCAAGGGTGACATAACCTTTTAGATGTCATACTGTTCTGTGTATACTTACGTACAGTCAAACTTCGACTATGACTAGACTATTCATATATAATTTGGTTACAGCATGAATCCATGAAGTATAATAATGAGTAAGGCTAGTTGGAAAGCATGTCTTGCATAGAAGTGGAAATGCACCCTAAGTGATCTCTGACAGCAATTCTTAAATTGCAGAGAAGTAGAACTAATCTATTTGCCTTTGGAATTATTCTCACTGCCTGCCAATAAGCCTTCTACTgtcatcttgattttttttttccccattgttaccttttaaaaatgtgtagcCTTTCTGAGCTGAATTTAAACAGCACTTATTAGAGTTTATTTAGTTTCCGTGAGAACTTGAAGTTGCGCCATATATTTCTATGGATCAATTGTACTTTTGTTTCAAAGAATTATTTCCTTCACTGTggtaaaaacaaaccaaacaggTCCATTTGCTCAGAATTCCCAAGCCTGTGAAAAATACCGCTACAAAATGTCCTCTAAAACCTTGAAAGGACTATAGGTAGGGAACTTTGTCTGAGGTAATCTCACAGACTGAGGTTTTAACTGGTGCCCTACCTTGGGAGACACTTAAGAAAGCTCAACTTAGTAATAGAAGAATTGTGACTATGGCCCCTCCTTACAGCTATTCCCTGTCTCATAACTGAATCAACTGCAAATATGCCAGACAAATCGGGTATGAATACAAAAGTAAGTTTGCCTATGCTTTTTAGGGTGGAggttagaaaaagaaagcttgaaAGCTAGTTCAGAGAAGACTGTGGGATTGATAAAGTGTCTTGGAAGAAACACAAGTTCTGTATCCCTAAGCTTTAGTCAACAGAAACTTCAGTTTTGGTGTTAACTTTCACAGGAATTTAACCTTTACCTCTGTGTTGAAGCCCTGCAATGTCTTGATGTTGCCAAGACTGTACAACATGGGCTCTATTGGGTTTATTTCTCTTGAACCATAAGGACAGTAAGCCAAACATTCTTTTGCTTAATGTAGTGGCTATTTTCTGAAGAGGCTCACTAAATGGAGTACTAGCTGACGTTCTTTTAAAGTACATCAGGTGGAAAACTTGATAAAGGTAGAACATGTTGTTTTGGCTGCTTTTCACTCTACTTAGACCAATGTTTGTCATCCACCTGAAATATCCACCTGTAAGCTTGTATGTAAGTAGGAACTATTTCTTGCTAAATTTGGACAATGCTGTTTAACTCCTTAGTACTGAAACTTCCAGTGTAATGCTATTAGCTGTCATGGTACTGTTAGGCTTTTTGTACAAGATCTTTGAGTAGAAACTTCTATCCGGTGGGTATGCTTGTTCGGTtttgcagtggttttttttttatttttggttggttggtggtttgtttttttgtttttttgctttgctaagTTCTTTGACCCCAGCAGAGCAATCTCTTTTTCCTCACACCCCTCCCCACCTTGAGCATAACCTCTCTCCTGATCTATTGGTTCCTAGTGACAGATCTGtgacagctctgctccagcttttCTGGAAGCGGGAATAATAGTATTTATCCTCCTTCTTAAGAAGGGAGCTGTGTCTTTGCTTAACATTCATTGCTCTTGCtgatttttgcattgctttctttcctttcacaaaCACAGCTTGCTCCAGCCTCTAAATGACAATCAGTCAGCTGGAAAAACTTTTGGTTCACATGTGC
The DNA window shown above is from Phalacrocorax aristotelis chromosome Z, bGulAri2.1, whole genome shotgun sequence and carries:
- the DEPDC1B gene encoding DEP domain-containing protein 1B isoform X1; translation: MEPRLVGPGPYRATRLWNEIIELFRAGMPLRKHRCRFKSYERCFKASEAVDCLHELLGSNQNFGPEVTRNQTVKLLKKFLKNHVIEDIKGRWGKEDFQDDGHLYRFPPSSPLKPYPKKPSCGKEVIKFPDWNEPNAGTSQEHIPVKSVTMNSEMWYKRHSIAIGEVPACKLVFRRALTQAHIEEIWKSMTLSRLQKVLGLDSLDEVLDTKLVNSKHIVQNAYNVNKQGIVTLEDKSKELPHWILSAMKCLANWPSCSDLKQPTYSGFERDVFKTIVDYFGQMKEPLLTFHFFDVFVSVLGLLQKHCKAVEALQISCLLLPPENRKRLQLLVRMMARISFNKDLPPLSESVRTRTLMVQAFSRCILCSKDEMDLDELLAAKLVSFLMDNYQDILSVPSALKSSIEEHVVHLQRVQIKYAGADTDATFPPPSFCHQISTDEFESQRATGAQEPLAALLEEIAMNKEISLKDKKKKLKQFQKSYPEAYRVRFPTPESEAVLFPEKTKQKPPILMWALKKPFQPFHRTRSFRM
- the DEPDC1B gene encoding DEP domain-containing protein 1B isoform X3 is translated as MGAIFMQSNRKNRFPPSSPLKPYPKKPSCGKEVIKFPDWNEPNAGTSQEHIPVKSVTMNSEMWYKRHSIAIGEVPACKLVFRRALTQAHIEEIWKSMTLSRLQKVLGLDSLDEVLDTKLVNSKHIVQNAYNVNKQGIVTLEDKSKELPHWILSAMKCLANWPSCSDLKQPTYSGFERDVFKTIVDYFGQMKEPLLTFHFFDVFVSVLGLLQKHCKAVEALQISCLLLPPENRKRLQLLVRMMARISFNKDLPPLSESVRTRTLMVQAFSRCILCSKDEMDLDELLAAKLVSFLMDNYQDILSVPSALKSSIEEHVVHLQRVQIKYAGADTDATFPPPSFCHQISTDEFESQRATGAQEPLAALLEEIAMNKEISLKDKKKKLKQFQKSYPEAYRVRFPTPESEAVLFPEKTKQKPPILMWALKKPFQPFHRTRSFRM